In Alistipes ihumii AP11, a genomic segment contains:
- a CDS encoding flavin reductase family protein, with the protein MERIDPARLAENFIELIGREWMLVTAGSPEKFNTMTASWGGAGFLWNRPVAFVFVRPERYTYEFMERETCFTLSFLGHGDREAYRICGSKSGRRIDKAAEAGLTPRPTELGNVAFEQSRLTLECRKLYASMINEGLFVDESIYPQWYGETHGGDHKMYIAEILNCWVR; encoded by the coding sequence ATGGAAAGGATCGATCCGGCCCGTCTGGCCGAGAATTTCATCGAGCTGATCGGAAGGGAGTGGATGCTCGTGACGGCGGGCAGCCCGGAAAAGTTCAATACGATGACCGCGTCGTGGGGCGGAGCCGGCTTTTTGTGGAACAGGCCCGTCGCGTTCGTTTTCGTGCGCCCCGAGCGTTATACCTACGAGTTTATGGAGCGGGAAACGTGCTTTACGCTCTCCTTTTTGGGACATGGCGACAGGGAGGCCTATCGTATCTGCGGCTCGAAATCGGGTCGTCGGATCGATAAGGCAGCCGAGGCGGGGCTGACTCCCCGCCCGACGGAACTGGGCAACGTGGCTTTCGAGCAGTCGCGGCTGACGCTGGAGTGCCGCAAGCTGTACGCCTCCATGATCAACGAGGGCCTGTTCGTCGATGAAAGCATATATCCGCAATGGTACGGGGAAACGCACGGCGGCGACCATAAAATGTATATCGCCGAGATACTGAATTGCTGGGTGCGCTGA
- a CDS encoding pyridoxamine 5'-phosphate oxidase family protein: MDSVFRDIRRKDRVLSCDAAWKLLERGEYGFLAMQGMNGYGYGIPLSYAMRDRSLYFHCAPSGFKLDSLDVCDRVSFCVVGRTEVMPARFTTAYESALAFGRIRRSLPEAERLEALRLLAAKYSPDYRETAEKYIAGSFGRTEVLRLDIEHVTGKGKRIETK; encoded by the coding sequence ATGGATTCCGTTTTCAGGGATATTCGTCGTAAGGACCGTGTGCTGTCCTGCGATGCGGCGTGGAAATTGCTGGAGAGGGGCGAGTACGGCTTTCTGGCGATGCAGGGCATGAACGGTTACGGCTACGGCATCCCGCTCAGCTACGCGATGCGCGACCGTAGCCTCTATTTCCATTGCGCTCCGTCGGGTTTCAAACTCGACAGCCTCGATGTCTGCGACCGGGTCTCTTTCTGCGTCGTTGGCCGGACCGAAGTGATGCCGGCTCGGTTCACCACCGCTTATGAGAGCGCGTTGGCTTTCGGAAGAATTCGTCGCTCGCTGCCCGAGGCCGAGCGGCTTGAGGCGCTCCGGCTGCTGGCGGCCAAGTACAGTCCCGACTACCGGGAGACGGCCGAGAAGTACATAGCGGGCTCGTTCGGCAGGACCGAGGTCTTGCGGCTGGACATAGAGCATGTGACGGGCAAGGGCAAGCGAATTGAAACCAAATAA
- a CDS encoding PCMD domain-containing protein, which produces MSRKILCLLLSVASLGMFSSCKDEGGNGGGPTDLSQQIVGVYKGDMRVEVPLLSYDRTSLQKIYLTSSGENLAKLELRDFSFGLPGEEIPVGDIVVEDIDLKTTGDAENATITLEPKTVTVTLSPEIGSAQVAINGTVVAGKLSLTINVSEALAVDRVNVTFSGDKMASDNESTEALMTTMTFDDEIVVGQPVIDGTNVLFHVADTAKAEHLAALVPTIGISAGATVSPASGTEVDFSNGSVRFTVTAEDGIHYTIYTVGWQRKGKYDFEQWTETGAGNAQRLDPDGWASCNAAVALIRQLFPTLYSGDFPVVPVAGHSGEYAAQITTLDTKGQGSMIPKVTSGTVFLGKFNAGKGMSAPMETTEFGILYDQKPLSVTGYYKYKAGPEYYDNKEPMPDGKDSMAISAVLYEVESETETLYGDNIYTSDKVVASAMLSSGEDVAEFTPFELKLKYVKTYNPEAMYKFAVIFSSSKYGALYQGAPGSVLTIDDVEVISE; this is translated from the coding sequence ATGAGCAGAAAGATTCTTTGTTTACTGTTAAGCGTCGCCTCGCTGGGCATGTTCTCGTCCTGCAAGGACGAAGGCGGGAACGGCGGCGGCCCGACCGACCTGAGCCAGCAGATCGTCGGGGTGTACAAAGGCGACATGCGCGTCGAAGTTCCGTTGCTGAGCTACGACCGGACTTCGCTTCAGAAAATCTACCTGACCAGCTCCGGTGAGAATCTGGCCAAGCTGGAACTCCGCGATTTTTCGTTCGGACTGCCGGGCGAGGAGATTCCGGTCGGCGATATCGTGGTCGAGGATATCGACCTGAAAACGACGGGCGACGCCGAGAACGCGACGATCACGCTCGAGCCCAAAACCGTAACCGTCACGCTGAGTCCCGAAATCGGGAGCGCCCAGGTGGCTATCAACGGAACGGTCGTCGCAGGGAAGCTGTCGCTGACGATCAACGTATCCGAGGCGCTGGCCGTAGACCGGGTGAACGTCACTTTCAGCGGCGACAAGATGGCCTCGGACAACGAGAGCACCGAGGCCCTGATGACGACCATGACCTTCGATGACGAGATCGTAGTCGGCCAGCCGGTAATCGACGGTACGAACGTTCTGTTCCATGTGGCCGACACGGCGAAAGCCGAGCATCTGGCCGCGCTGGTCCCGACGATCGGCATCTCCGCGGGTGCGACCGTTTCGCCCGCGTCGGGCACGGAAGTGGACTTCTCCAACGGCTCGGTGCGGTTCACGGTAACGGCCGAAGACGGCATCCATTATACCATTTATACGGTCGGCTGGCAGCGCAAGGGCAAGTACGATTTCGAGCAGTGGACTGAAACCGGAGCGGGCAATGCCCAGCGTCTGGACCCGGATGGATGGGCTTCGTGCAACGCGGCCGTCGCACTGATCCGACAGCTATTCCCGACTCTCTACTCGGGCGACTTCCCCGTCGTGCCGGTTGCCGGCCATTCGGGCGAATACGCCGCTCAAATCACGACGCTCGACACGAAAGGTCAAGGCAGCATGATCCCGAAAGTGACCTCGGGCACCGTATTTCTCGGCAAATTCAATGCCGGCAAGGGAATGAGCGCGCCGATGGAGACGACTGAATTCGGAATACTGTACGATCAGAAACCGCTGAGCGTGACCGGATACTACAAGTACAAGGCCGGGCCGGAATATTATGACAACAAGGAACCGATGCCCGACGGCAAGGATTCGATGGCGATTTCGGCCGTTCTCTACGAAGTGGAGAGCGAGACCGAAACGCTTTACGGAGACAATATCTACACGTCGGATAAGGTCGTTGCCAGCGCCATGCTGTCGAGCGGGGAGGACGTGGCCGAATTCACGCCGTTCGAGCTGAAGCTCAAATATGTAAAAACCTATAATCCGGAGGCCATGTACAAGTTCGCCGTGATTTTCTCATCGAGCAAGTACGGCGCCCTGTATCAAGGCGCCCCCGGCAGCGTGCTGACGATAGACGACGTAGAGGTTATCTCGGAATAG
- a CDS encoding cellulase family glycosylhydrolase encodes MKAFLSYVLLAAAVLSVGSCGRDSSKRSAGAGEPDTVASYWTDSTARKGLYVSSDSTQTASIYLNGAKYYATGTNCYELLLVSLHKKRDAQGRIDLSDSFAALDVLRRNGVGIVRFNCGVYFASELTAYTQNREEYLLALARLAAYAEKLEIGLIPSFFWIYTTVPDYVREPYRSWGIEGSRTTEFLKAYTTDVVEALKPYKSIFAWEFGNEFNLQADLPNWQKEFGKTDARYWIQGRDVRYAIRLFAETVRSLDPDGRMIVSGHSAMRPSQYHLNTEYTFSVDDTQQYRAATELFTPDPAEGMSEHVYEAGREFADRGKVTLSEQIAVAMGTARSLNKVYIVGEFGGLLPLKQAYRTYYDAFLDGGVQLSLIWNFSPGRRTEYSFSADDETGEYVFYLIREYNAMLKERYGSR; translated from the coding sequence ATGAAGGCATTTTTATCGTATGTCCTGCTCGCGGCGGCCGTTTTGTCCGTAGGCAGCTGCGGGCGCGATTCGTCGAAGCGGAGCGCCGGGGCAGGGGAACCGGATACCGTGGCCTCCTACTGGACCGACTCGACGGCGCGCAAGGGACTCTACGTGTCGTCCGACAGCACGCAGACCGCGTCGATCTATCTGAACGGAGCGAAATATTATGCGACCGGTACGAACTGTTATGAACTGTTGCTTGTCTCGCTGCATAAAAAGAGGGATGCTCAGGGCCGGATCGATTTGAGCGATTCGTTCGCCGCGCTGGACGTCCTTCGCCGGAACGGGGTGGGTATCGTGCGTTTCAATTGCGGCGTATATTTCGCATCCGAGCTGACGGCGTATACGCAGAACCGGGAGGAGTATCTCTTGGCTCTCGCCCGGTTGGCGGCCTATGCCGAGAAGTTGGAGATCGGCTTGATTCCGAGCTTTTTCTGGATTTATACGACCGTTCCGGATTACGTGAGGGAACCTTATCGCAGCTGGGGAATCGAGGGAAGCCGGACGACCGAGTTCCTGAAGGCGTACACGACCGATGTCGTCGAGGCCCTCAAGCCATACAAGAGCATTTTCGCATGGGAGTTCGGCAACGAGTTCAATTTGCAGGCCGACCTGCCCAACTGGCAGAAGGAGTTCGGGAAAACCGACGCCCGTTATTGGATTCAGGGCCGCGACGTGCGCTACGCCATCCGTTTGTTCGCCGAGACGGTCCGGTCGCTCGATCCCGACGGGCGGATGATCGTGTCGGGCCATTCGGCCATGCGACCCTCGCAGTATCATCTGAATACCGAGTACACGTTCTCCGTGGACGATACGCAGCAGTATCGCGCCGCTACGGAACTGTTCACTCCCGATCCTGCGGAGGGTATGAGCGAGCATGTCTACGAGGCCGGGCGCGAGTTCGCCGACCGGGGCAAGGTGACGTTGTCCGAGCAGATTGCCGTGGCTATGGGCACGGCCCGCTCGCTGAACAAAGTGTACATCGTCGGCGAATTCGGCGGGCTTCTTCCGCTCAAGCAGGCCTATCGGACCTATTACGACGCTTTTCTCGACGGCGGCGTCCAGTTGTCGCTGATATGGAACTTCTCGCCCGGCCGCAGGACCGAGTACAGTTTCTCGGCCGATGACGAGACGGGCGAGTACGTTTTCTATCTGATCCGGGAATACAACGCCATGCTGAAGGAAAGGTACGGCAGCCGGTAG
- a CDS encoding MFS transporter gives MRLYSDATYVDPTMQDGIPLPRRYGAIAAIALGVSLSVLDGTIANVALPTIAGDLRISPASSIWVVNAYQLAIVVSLLALSSLGDLIGYRKIYLGGLIVFTLASLGCVLSRSLAELTVARTVQGFGAAAVSSVNTALIRVIYPRRYLGRGMGINALVVAVSAAAGPTVAAGVLSVAPWPWLFAVNLPLGLLAILLGRRFLPRNPVEARGRKFDWTSAVMNAWTFGLLIASIEGYAHGLDARHIVPGAVAALVLGYFFVRRQLHRPYPLLPVDLFRIPIFSMSIATSVCSFTAQMLAMVSLPFFLQSVCGRSEVDTGLLLTAWPVAIIFVAPLAGLLVERVHAGVLGGIGLFVFSVGLFSLAFLPEEISDGGILWRMALCGAGFGLFQSPNNSLIISSAPPGRSGGASGMLATARLVGQTTGAALVALLFHLFADNGATVCLTIAGSVAAAGAVVSSIRISQPLPEALSRKGSGA, from the coding sequence ATGAGACTTTACTCTGATGCTACATATGTCGATCCTACGATGCAGGACGGCATTCCGCTTCCCCGGCGGTACGGGGCCATTGCTGCCATTGCGCTGGGCGTATCGTTGTCGGTGCTGGACGGAACGATCGCCAATGTCGCGTTGCCTACGATCGCGGGCGACTTGCGGATTTCACCGGCTTCTTCGATTTGGGTCGTCAATGCCTACCAGCTGGCGATCGTCGTCTCTTTGCTGGCGCTTTCGTCTTTGGGCGATTTGATCGGTTATCGGAAGATTTATCTCGGCGGCCTGATCGTTTTCACGCTTGCCTCGCTGGGATGCGTGCTGTCGCGGTCGCTCGCGGAGCTTACGGTGGCGCGCACGGTGCAGGGATTCGGCGCTGCGGCCGTGTCGAGCGTCAATACGGCGCTGATCCGGGTCATTTATCCCCGTCGTTACCTCGGCCGGGGCATGGGTATCAACGCGCTGGTCGTCGCCGTTTCGGCGGCTGCCGGGCCCACCGTGGCCGCCGGCGTGCTGTCGGTCGCTCCGTGGCCATGGCTTTTCGCCGTCAATCTGCCGCTCGGCCTGCTGGCCATCTTGCTGGGCCGGCGCTTTCTTCCGCGCAATCCGGTAGAGGCGCGCGGACGTAAGTTCGACTGGACGAGCGCCGTGATGAACGCATGGACGTTCGGATTGCTGATCGCCTCGATCGAAGGATATGCGCACGGGCTGGATGCGAGGCATATCGTGCCCGGAGCCGTTGCGGCGCTCGTTCTCGGATACTTTTTCGTTCGTCGCCAACTGCATCGGCCCTATCCGCTTCTTCCGGTCGATTTGTTTCGGATTCCCATATTCTCCATGTCGATCGCCACGTCGGTCTGCTCGTTCACCGCACAGATGCTGGCTATGGTGTCTTTGCCTTTTTTCCTGCAGTCGGTTTGCGGGCGCAGCGAGGTCGATACCGGTTTGCTGCTCACGGCATGGCCGGTGGCGATCATCTTCGTCGCTCCGCTGGCCGGTCTGCTGGTTGAGCGCGTGCATGCCGGCGTGCTGGGCGGCATCGGCCTGTTCGTCTTTTCGGTCGGGTTGTTTTCGCTCGCTTTTTTGCCGGAAGAGATTTCCGACGGAGGCATCTTGTGGAGAATGGCCCTGTGCGGCGCCGGATTCGGCCTGTTTCAGTCGCCCAATAACAGCCTGATCATTTCGTCGGCCCCGCCGGGCCGGAGCGGCGGGGCGAGCGGAATGCTGGCTACGGCCAGACTGGTCGGCCAGACGACCGGGGCGGCACTCGTCGCGCTGTTGTTTCATCTGTTCGCCGATAACGGGGCTACCGTCTGCCTGACGATCGCCGGATCGGTAGCCGCTGCGGGAGCCGTCGTCAGCAGCATCCGCATTTCTCAGCCGCTGCCCGAGGCGCTCTCGCGCAAAGGAAGCGGCGCATAG
- a CDS encoding AraC family transcriptional regulator produces the protein MEDTAVPYELPEAENHSFFFIDQRIETGIEAKLHRHDAWELYYVVHGQGNRTAGDTLQPFAAGDVALIPPSMLHRWEYAPDSADSDGCVRYLMVAFSHLLVERCMEAFPELRNRLTNIVFPTDALKFGPESSRVLRKILAGMNGMDELGRLCEMLRLLPIVFTSSDHTLAGHPMRIERDVRRIQQISAYVMAHYVHTISLNDIAAEAGMSRSAFCTYFKRCKGMTFSQFVTQYRLNTACELLKHSQKQVSEICYMVGFNDLPHFIRVFTNALGMSPSKYRKRFG, from the coding sequence ATGGAAGACACCGCCGTCCCTTACGAATTGCCCGAAGCGGAAAATCACTCGTTCTTCTTCATAGACCAACGGATCGAAACAGGAATCGAGGCGAAGCTGCACCGGCACGACGCGTGGGAACTGTATTACGTGGTTCACGGACAAGGAAACCGAACGGCGGGCGACACGCTTCAGCCCTTTGCGGCAGGTGACGTAGCGCTGATCCCACCGTCCATGCTTCACCGCTGGGAGTACGCACCGGACTCGGCGGACAGCGACGGGTGCGTCCGCTATCTGATGGTGGCTTTCAGCCACTTGTTGGTGGAGCGATGCATGGAAGCGTTTCCCGAATTGCGGAATCGGCTGACAAACATCGTCTTCCCGACCGACGCGCTGAAGTTCGGGCCGGAAAGCTCCCGCGTCCTTCGCAAGATATTAGCCGGAATGAACGGCATGGACGAATTGGGCCGCCTATGCGAAATGCTCCGCCTGTTGCCTATCGTTTTTACGTCGTCGGATCATACGCTCGCCGGCCACCCGATGCGCATCGAGCGGGATGTGAGGCGGATACAGCAAATCTCGGCATACGTCATGGCGCACTACGTCCATACTATCTCGCTGAACGACATCGCTGCGGAAGCGGGCATGAGCCGCTCGGCGTTCTGCACTTATTTCAAGCGATGCAAGGGGATGACCTTCTCGCAGTTCGTCACGCAATACCGCTTGAACACCGCTTGCGAACTGCTGAAACACTCGCAGAAACAGGTATCGGAAATATGCTATATGGTCGGGTTCAACGACCTGCCCCATTTCATACGGGTGTTCACGAACGCCTTGGGCATGTCGCCGTCCAAATACCGGAAACGATTCGGATAA
- a CDS encoding RsmD family RNA methyltransferase yields the protein MRIVSGILRGRIIQPPKNLRARPTTDFAKENLFNVIESHRDVEGADVLDLFAGTGSISYEFASRGAASVVSVEINAVHYDFIRRTARNFGLDRIHPVKANAFLYLKSCPKQFDLIFADPPYDIVGSDTIPETVFGRRLLKPGGWLILEHPKSLDVSGFEHFVERRSYGSVQFSIFVQP from the coding sequence ATGAGAATCGTTAGCGGCATCCTTCGCGGCCGGATCATACAGCCGCCGAAAAATTTGCGGGCCCGTCCTACGACCGACTTCGCCAAGGAAAATCTGTTCAATGTGATCGAGAGCCATCGCGACGTCGAGGGTGCCGACGTGCTCGACCTGTTTGCCGGGACCGGCTCGATCAGCTACGAGTTTGCCTCGCGGGGGGCCGCTTCGGTCGTTTCGGTCGAAATCAACGCGGTGCATTACGACTTCATCCGGCGAACTGCCCGGAATTTCGGTCTCGACCGGATTCATCCCGTCAAGGCCAATGCCTTTCTCTATCTGAAAAGCTGTCCCAAGCAGTTCGACCTGATATTTGCCGACCCGCCCTACGACATCGTCGGTAGCGACACGATTCCCGAGACCGTTTTCGGCCGCCGGCTTCTGAAGCCCGGTGGATGGCTGATTCTGGAGCATCCGAAGAGCCTCGACGTGAGTGGGTTCGAGCATTTCGTCGAGCGGCGGAGCTACGGCAGCGTCCAGTTCTCGATATTCGTACAACCGTAG
- a CDS encoding nitroreductase family protein, with the protein MDFYEVLEKRRTCRDFSDREVSDEILKKVIDAAFKAPTNDHLRQLEFIVVRGRESITKVIAPLAKNMAAFRKLVFEVDESDDKDKMAMFADALPKQQKMLMESGLLIIPFFRQKTHPLLRPAEQSSLNYFASAWCALENMLLAAANEGLGAAFHIPVSDEAGKIKEIVNAPEGYEFICLLTIGYPAENAHICKQKEIRTEDRIHKNVW; encoded by the coding sequence ATGGATTTCTACGAAGTATTGGAGAAACGCCGTACATGCCGCGATTTCTCCGATCGCGAAGTAAGCGACGAAATTCTTAAAAAAGTGATCGATGCGGCGTTCAAGGCCCCGACCAACGACCATCTGCGCCAGTTGGAGTTCATCGTGGTGCGTGGCCGTGAAAGCATTACGAAAGTGATCGCTCCGCTCGCCAAGAACATGGCGGCATTCAGAAAGCTTGTATTCGAGGTGGACGAATCCGACGACAAGGACAAGATGGCGATGTTTGCCGATGCGCTGCCCAAACAGCAAAAAATGCTGATGGAGAGCGGACTGCTGATTATTCCGTTTTTCCGTCAGAAAACACACCCCTTGCTCAGGCCGGCAGAGCAAAGCTCGCTCAACTACTTCGCTTCGGCTTGGTGTGCGCTGGAGAACATGCTGCTCGCCGCCGCCAACGAAGGTCTGGGAGCGGCGTTTCATATCCCCGTAAGCGACGAGGCGGGCAAGATAAAGGAAATCGTGAATGCTCCCGAGGGGTATGAATTCATTTGCCTGCTCACGATAGGCTATCCTGCTGAGAACGCCCATATCTGCAAGCAGAAAGAAATTCGGACAGAGGATCGAATTCATAAGAATGTTTGGTAG
- the rpsI gene encoding 30S ribosomal protein S9 — protein sequence MEVVNTVGRRKAAVARVYVKPGKGNITINRRPLAAYFPLEIFQYVVKQPLLVTNTAENFDITINLDGGGIKGQAEAARLGIARALCEIDAEMRPVLKKSGFMTRDPREVERKKPGQPGARRKFQFSKR from the coding sequence ATGGAAGTTGTAAATACCGTAGGACGCAGGAAAGCCGCCGTGGCTCGCGTTTACGTGAAACCCGGCAAGGGGAACATTACGATCAACCGGAGGCCTTTGGCCGCTTATTTTCCGTTGGAGATTTTCCAGTACGTCGTAAAGCAGCCGCTGCTGGTTACGAACACCGCTGAGAATTTCGACATCACCATCAATCTCGATGGCGGCGGAATCAAAGGTCAGGCCGAGGCTGCCCGTCTCGGGATCGCGCGCGCGCTGTGCGAAATCGACGCCGAAATGCGTCCGGTTCTGAAGAAGAGCGGCTTCATGACGCGCGACCCGCGCGAGGTGGAGCGTAAGAAACCCGGTCAGCCCGGCGCACGTCGCAAGTTCCAGTTCAGCAAGCGTTAG
- the rplM gene encoding 50S ribosomal protein L13, with amino-acid sequence MESLSYKTISANAANVDKQWVLIDATDAVLGRLASQVAKILRGKNKPSFTPHVDCGDNVVIINAEKVKLTGNKLSDKQYVRHSGYPGGVRVTTPAEYLKKKPEFIIEKAVKGMLPRTRLGAAQLRNLKVYAGAEHPHAAQAPKTVKLNEIK; translated from the coding sequence GTGGAGTCACTGAGCTACAAGACGATCTCCGCCAACGCCGCCAACGTCGACAAGCAATGGGTGCTGATCGACGCGACGGACGCGGTACTGGGCCGTCTCGCATCGCAGGTCGCGAAGATTCTGCGCGGCAAGAACAAGCCGAGTTTCACTCCTCACGTCGATTGTGGCGACAACGTCGTCATTATCAACGCCGAGAAGGTGAAGCTGACCGGCAACAAGCTTTCGGACAAGCAGTATGTCCGCCATTCGGGCTATCCCGGGGGCGTGCGGGTAACCACTCCTGCGGAGTACCTCAAGAAAAAGCCCGAATTCATCATCGAAAAAGCTGTCAAGGGCATGCTTCCCCGCACGCGTCTGGGCGCCGCTCAGCTGCGTAACCTGAAGGTGTATGCCGGGGCGGAGCATCCCCATGCCGCACAGGCCCCTAAGACCGTCAAATTAAACGAGATCAAGTAA